The proteins below come from a single Thermotoga sp. KOL6 genomic window:
- a CDS encoding Maf family nucleotide pyrophosphatase: MKIVLASSSPRRQQLMKLLGIDFEIEYPNIDENIIGDPLTTARELALKKAEDVFQRRKDKKEILVIGSDTVVELNGETLGKPKDTEEAEEFLSKLSGKWHMVHTGVAFVSFSASDVLISSTKVKFRELPDEIIRYYVQQYKPLDKAGAYGIQDFASVFVEKVEGDFFTVVGFPIGLIWQYLYEKGWWKVVTKGKADKSRA; the protein is encoded by the coding sequence TTGAAAATCGTGCTAGCTTCTTCTTCACCGAGGAGACAGCAGTTGATGAAACTCCTGGGAATAGACTTCGAAATCGAATATCCCAACATCGATGAAAATATTATCGGTGACCCTCTTACCACCGCAAGGGAATTGGCTTTGAAAAAAGCGGAAGACGTTTTTCAAAGGCGAAAAGACAAAAAGGAGATCTTGGTTATTGGCTCGGACACGGTGGTGGAACTGAACGGAGAAACTCTTGGAAAACCAAAAGACACTGAAGAAGCTGAGGAATTCCTCAGTAAACTCTCAGGAAAATGGCACATGGTACACACAGGTGTGGCATTCGTGTCTTTTTCGGCAAGTGATGTTTTGATTTCTTCCACCAAAGTTAAGTTCAGAGAATTGCCTGACGAAATCATCCGGTACTATGTGCAACAGTACAAACCGCTTGACAAAGCGGGAGCTTACGGAATACAAGATTTTGCCTCTGTTTTCGTGGAAAAGGTGGAAGGAGATTTCTTCACTGTTGTCGGCTTTCCAATAGGTTTGATTTGGCAATATCTGTACGAGAAAGGTTGGTGGAAAGTTGTTACCAAGGGAAAGGCTGATAAAAGCAGGGCCTGA
- the radC gene encoding DNA repair protein RadC, which yields MCTRKVGGKLLPRERLIKAGPEALSKEELIAILLRTGRKGKHVLELARILFEKFDSSLVKLTNANIEEIASVNGVGIVKAVTLKAALELGKRLHEELEGIPKRLDSPEKVYRHCKDMIYLEKEAVKVICLDRKLNLISEVVITVGTSEKSLVHPREVFRTAIRTNASGIIVAHNHPSGDPTPSREDRLITKNLKEAGKILGIDLVDHVIISKRGYFSFKEGGEL from the coding sequence ATCTGTACGAGAAAGGTTGGTGGAAAGTTGTTACCAAGGGAAAGGCTGATAAAAGCAGGGCCTGAAGCACTTTCAAAAGAAGAATTGATCGCCATTCTTTTGAGAACAGGAAGGAAGGGCAAGCATGTACTCGAATTGGCCCGAATTCTATTCGAAAAGTTCGACTCATCCCTGGTAAAGCTCACGAACGCCAATATCGAAGAAATAGCCTCTGTAAACGGCGTAGGAATTGTAAAAGCAGTCACATTGAAAGCTGCTCTCGAACTTGGAAAAAGATTGCACGAAGAGCTAGAGGGAATCCCAAAGAGATTGGATTCACCTGAAAAAGTTTATCGGCACTGTAAAGACATGATCTATCTTGAAAAGGAAGCTGTGAAAGTGATATGTCTTGACAGAAAACTCAACCTTATTTCTGAAGTTGTCATAACCGTTGGGACTTCTGAAAAGAGTCTCGTTCATCCAAGAGAAGTCTTCCGAACAGCTATCAGAACAAACGCTTCGGGAATAATAGTGGCCCACAATCATCCTTCTGGGGATCCAACTCCCAGCAGAGAGGACAGATTGATCACGAAGAATCTAAAAGAGGCAGGAAAAATTCTTGGTATAGATCTGGTTGATCATGTGATAATCTCAAAGAGAGGGTACTTCAGTTTCAAAGAGGGGGGAGAACTTTGA
- a CDS encoding HDIG domain-containing metalloprotein codes for MITRERALELLKEHVKTKNLVKHCLATEVVMKSLAKVLDEDEEKWGITGLLHDLDYDYTKENPDEHGLKTVEILKNEDVPEDVINAILAHCGKKEPETLMEKALYAVDPTTGFIVAAALIRPEKKLEVLDVDFLLRRFKEKAFARGANRDQIKSCEEIGLSLEKFLEISLEAMKSISSELGL; via the coding sequence TTGATTACCCGAGAAAGAGCTCTGGAACTCCTGAAAGAACATGTGAAAACAAAAAACCTCGTTAAACACTGTCTCGCAACCGAGGTCGTGATGAAGTCTCTCGCGAAAGTACTCGATGAAGACGAAGAAAAATGGGGAATCACAGGACTTTTACACGATCTGGATTACGATTATACAAAAGAAAATCCAGATGAGCATGGTTTAAAGACCGTGGAAATTTTGAAAAACGAAGACGTACCCGAAGATGTGATCAATGCCATTCTCGCTCACTGTGGAAAAAAAGAACCAGAAACCTTGATGGAGAAAGCACTTTATGCAGTGGATCCAACCACCGGTTTCATAGTGGCAGCAGCACTCATAAGGCCGGAAAAAAAACTGGAAGTTCTTGACGTTGACTTCTTGCTGAGGAGATTCAAGGAAAAAGCCTTTGCAAGGGGTGCAAATAGAGATCAAATAAAATCTTGCGAGGAAATAGGCCTTTCTTTGGAAAAGTTCCTCGAAATATCTTTGGAAGCGATGAAGTCGATATCTTCCGAGCTTGGATTGTGA
- the deoC gene encoding deoxyribose-phosphate aldolase, which produces MLEYKIEEAIVRYRESYEFKPYKDKISLEDVKGAIEHTNLKPFATPDDIVKLCSEAKEYGLYGVCVNPCYVPLAERELEGTDVKVVTVVGFPLGANETRVKAQEAFFAFESGADEVDMVINIGMLKAKEWEYVYDDIRSVVEAARGKTVKVIIETCYLDLEEKMAACVISKIAGAHYVKTSTGFGPKGATVEDVHLMKWIVGEDMKVKAAGGIRSYEDAVKMLMYGAEKIGTSSGHKIVLEGEEKYGD; this is translated from the coding sequence ATGCTGGAATACAAGATTGAAGAAGCGATCGTTCGATACAGAGAATCCTATGAGTTCAAACCCTATAAGGATAAAATTTCCCTTGAAGACGTGAAAGGAGCAATAGAGCACACCAATTTGAAACCTTTCGCCACTCCCGATGACATAGTAAAACTCTGTTCGGAAGCAAAAGAATATGGATTGTACGGAGTGTGTGTGAATCCTTGCTATGTCCCGCTTGCAGAAAGAGAACTTGAAGGAACAGATGTAAAAGTGGTGACCGTTGTCGGATTTCCACTTGGTGCAAACGAGACAAGAGTCAAAGCCCAAGAAGCTTTTTTTGCTTTTGAAAGCGGGGCAGATGAAGTGGATATGGTTATAAACATCGGCATGTTGAAAGCCAAGGAATGGGAATACGTATACGATGATATAAGAAGTGTGGTTGAAGCCGCTCGCGGGAAAACTGTCAAAGTGATTATCGAAACTTGTTATTTGGATCTGGAAGAAAAAATGGCGGCTTGTGTTATCTCGAAAATTGCAGGAGCTCACTATGTTAAGACGTCAACGGGTTTTGGTCCAAAAGGAGCAACGGTCGAGGATGTACACCTGATGAAGTGGATCGTCGGTGAAGATATGAAAGTCAAAGCTGCCGGTGGAATAAGGAGCTATGAAGACGCTGTAAAAATGCTTATGTACGGTGCGGAAAAAATAGGTACGAGTTCTGGTCATAAAATCGTACTGGAGGGGGAAGAAAAGTATGGAGATTGA
- a CDS encoding cyclodeaminase/cyclohydrolase family protein: MEIEKLSIEEFCNKVAERKPTPGGGAVGSIVGALACALAEMVANFTRKKKGYEDFETEMEKIVEKMVEAREKLFLLSKEDMEAFEKVMKAYKSSNEELQEALKEAASVPMDVIRLMKDLGHELEKLAEFGNKNLASDTLNAMDLCRAVLLVEKVNVLVNLKGITDEKFIKEMLEELSEQESQIEGSYRRVKELLEGVVWNLK; this comes from the coding sequence ATGGAGATTGAAAAGCTGTCAATCGAAGAGTTTTGTAACAAGGTTGCGGAGAGAAAACCGACTCCAGGTGGGGGAGCAGTCGGATCCATCGTTGGTGCCCTGGCCTGTGCGCTGGCTGAGATGGTAGCAAATTTTACAAGAAAAAAGAAAGGTTATGAAGACTTCGAAACCGAAATGGAAAAAATCGTTGAGAAAATGGTGGAAGCAAGGGAAAAGTTGTTCTTGCTCTCGAAAGAAGACATGGAAGCGTTCGAAAAGGTTATGAAGGCGTACAAATCCTCAAATGAAGAACTTCAGGAAGCTCTCAAAGAAGCAGCGTCCGTTCCTATGGATGTCATAAGACTCATGAAAGATCTTGGTCACGAGCTTGAAAAACTAGCTGAATTCGGAAACAAAAACTTGGCCTCGGACACATTGAACGCCATGGATCTATGCAGAGCAGTCCTATTGGTAGAGAAAGTGAACGTCTTGGTAAACTTGAAAGGAATTACAGACGAAAAATTTATAAAAGAGATGCTCGAAGAATTGAGCGAACAAGAATCACAAATAGAAGGTAGTTACAGAAGAGTCAAAGAGTTATTGGAGGGAGTTGTGTGGAATTTGAAGTGA
- the tgt gene encoding tRNA guanosine(34) transglycosylase Tgt has translation MEFEVKKRLKNARLGVLKLHHGTVETPVFMPVGTNANVKLLTPRDLEEAGVEIILSNTFHLMLKPGVEIIKLHNGLHNFMGWRKPILTDSGGFQVFSLPKLKINDEGVVFKSPIDGSKVSLNPEISMSVQIELGSDICMVFDHCPPPNASYEEMKEATERTYKWAIRSKKAFKTENQALFGIVQGGTYPDLRRESALQITSLGFDGYAVGGLSIGEERILTLEMTEITVEHLPEDKPRYFMGGGSPELILELVERGVDMFDSVFPTRIARHGTALTWKGKLNLKASYNKKSLEPIDRECGCYTCNNFTRSYIHHLISRGEVLGQILLTIHNVNFMISFMREIRRSIENGTFGEFKSRLLEAYLGGVNV, from the coding sequence GTGGAATTTGAAGTGAAGAAAAGACTCAAAAACGCACGATTGGGCGTCTTGAAACTTCACCATGGAACTGTTGAAACGCCGGTTTTCATGCCTGTTGGTACGAACGCAAATGTGAAGTTACTCACCCCTCGTGATTTAGAAGAAGCAGGTGTTGAGATCATCCTATCGAACACATTCCATTTGATGTTGAAACCAGGAGTGGAGATAATAAAACTTCACAATGGACTTCATAACTTTATGGGTTGGAGAAAGCCAATCCTTACGGACAGTGGAGGATTCCAAGTTTTTAGTCTCCCAAAGCTGAAGATAAACGATGAAGGAGTCGTTTTCAAATCACCAATCGATGGTTCAAAGGTTTCCCTCAATCCAGAAATCTCTATGTCAGTGCAGATAGAACTGGGATCCGACATTTGTATGGTCTTCGATCACTGCCCTCCTCCGAACGCTAGTTACGAAGAAATGAAAGAAGCAACCGAAAGAACTTATAAATGGGCCATCAGATCTAAGAAAGCTTTTAAAACTGAGAATCAAGCCTTGTTTGGGATTGTACAAGGAGGTACATACCCCGATTTGAGGAGAGAGAGCGCTCTTCAGATAACGTCCCTTGGATTCGACGGTTATGCAGTAGGAGGACTTAGCATCGGCGAGGAGAGGATCCTTACACTCGAGATGACCGAAATCACCGTGGAACATCTTCCCGAAGATAAACCCCGTTATTTCATGGGAGGAGGTTCTCCAGAACTCATTCTAGAGTTGGTCGAACGGGGTGTGGATATGTTTGACAGTGTTTTTCCAACAAGAATAGCTCGACATGGCACCGCTCTCACTTGGAAAGGGAAATTGAACCTAAAAGCATCTTACAATAAGAAATCACTGGAACCAATAGATCGTGAGTGTGGGTGTTATACTTGTAATAATTTCACACGCTCTTACATACACCATCTTATATCCCGCGGCGAAGTTCTTGGACAGATTTTGCTTACAATTCACAACGTGAACTTCATGATCTCCTTTATGAGAGAAATCAGACGCTCCATAGAAAACGGTACTTTTGGAGAATTCAAAAGTAGGTTATTAGAGGCTTACTTAGGGGGTGTGAACGTATGA
- a CDS encoding mechanosensitive ion channel family protein has product MLLTRLILTSITVVVSYLVFKWIFKIIEKSVERLGKELQMRNTIRFFLGLIIAVIAIMVILDIWDLNLAPMLAGVGIGGLVVGLALQEPLSNFFSGVFLLISRAIKEGEAVEAGGISGTVEVVNLNHTVIRTWDGRKAMIPNKTVWNDKIIHFWPSNVRRQEITVGVPYSANLRKVVEIFQKALEDEETVEKDPVPAIIFSAFNSSSIDFIIRFWVNRDNYFEGVKRLAFRIKEYLEREGISIPFPQLDVHFDDDFLRVWERESDKNKS; this is encoded by the coding sequence ATGCTTCTGACACGGTTGATACTAACCTCAATAACCGTAGTTGTCTCTTATTTGGTGTTCAAATGGATTTTCAAAATCATAGAGAAAAGCGTTGAAAGGCTTGGAAAAGAACTTCAAATGAGAAACACTATAAGGTTTTTCCTGGGACTCATCATAGCGGTTATAGCAATCATGGTGATCCTTGATATTTGGGATCTAAATCTCGCGCCTATGTTGGCAGGGGTGGGAATTGGCGGCCTTGTCGTAGGTCTGGCTCTCCAAGAACCCCTCTCTAATTTCTTCTCTGGAGTATTCCTTTTGATTTCAAGAGCCATAAAAGAAGGAGAAGCAGTAGAAGCAGGTGGAATTTCTGGAACAGTTGAAGTGGTGAATCTCAATCACACCGTGATCAGAACATGGGATGGACGGAAGGCTATGATCCCAAACAAAACAGTTTGGAACGACAAAATCATTCATTTCTGGCCTTCGAACGTGAGGAGACAGGAAATCACGGTAGGTGTCCCCTACTCCGCCAATCTCAGGAAAGTAGTGGAAATCTTCCAGAAGGCTCTAGAGGATGAAGAAACTGTTGAAAAAGATCCTGTCCCCGCCATAATTTTCTCTGCTTTCAACAGTTCTTCCATAGACTTCATAATAAGATTCTGGGTGAACAGGGATAATTACTTCGAAGGTGTGAAAAGACTCGCCTTCAGAATCAAAGAATATCTGGAGAGAGAAGGAATATCCATTCCTTTCCCTCAACTCGACGTACATTTTGATGATGACTTTCTGAGGGTGTGGGAACGTGAAAGCGATAAAAATAAGAGTTGA
- a CDS encoding acylphosphatase, with product MKAIKIRVEGIVQGVGFRYFTRRVAKSLGVKGYVMNMDDGSVFIHAEGEENALRRFLNEVAKGPPAAVVMNVSIEETTPEGYEDFVIKYY from the coding sequence GTGAAAGCGATAAAAATAAGAGTTGAGGGGATCGTTCAAGGCGTTGGATTTAGATATTTCACGAGGAGAGTTGCGAAATCTCTAGGTGTGAAGGGTTATGTAATGAACATGGACGATGGATCTGTTTTTATTCACGCCGAGGGTGAAGAGAATGCTCTACGTCGCTTTCTAAACGAAGTGGCAAAAGGGCCTCCAGCAGCTGTAGTAATGAACGTGAGCATTGAGGAAACAACACCAGAAGGGTACGAAGATTTCGTTATCAAGTATTATTAA